One stretch of Deinobacterium chartae DNA includes these proteins:
- a CDS encoding ankyrin repeat domain-containing protein, protein MSAFESPLHELVAHAHGNAARVAELLEAHPELLEERYAAWNETPMEAAAHTGSRDVAELLMARGARPTHGALAMLGRADDLRAALEAQPSLAHTPGAHGISLLYHAALSGDPRVLEVAWGAGAREGLDHAVHASVLAGSADALRWLLARGARLDAPNAQGKTPLAVARARGADELVAVLEANRTA, encoded by the coding sequence ATGAGCGCTTTTGAAAGCCCGCTGCACGAGCTGGTCGCCCACGCCCACGGCAACGCTGCCCGGGTGGCCGAACTGCTCGAGGCCCACCCCGAGTTGCTCGAGGAGCGCTACGCGGCCTGGAACGAGACGCCGATGGAGGCCGCCGCGCACACCGGGAGCCGGGACGTGGCCGAGCTGCTGATGGCACGGGGTGCGCGGCCCACGCACGGTGCCCTGGCTATGCTGGGCCGCGCCGACGACCTGCGCGCGGCCCTCGAAGCCCAGCCGTCCCTGGCGCACACGCCGGGCGCGCACGGCATCTCGCTGCTGTACCACGCGGCCCTCAGCGGCGATCCCCGGGTTCTCGAGGTGGCCTGGGGCGCCGGGGCGCGCGAGGGCCTCGATCACGCGGTGCATGCCAGCGTGCTGGCGGGCTCGGCGGACGCGCTGCGCTGGCTGCTGGCCCGCGGGGCCCGGCTGGACGCTCCGAACGCTCAGGGGAAAACGCCTCTGGCCGTGGCCCGTGCGCGTGGGGCCGACGAGCTGGTGGCGGTGCTGGAGGCAAATCGAACCGCGTAG
- a CDS encoding mismatch-specific DNA-glycosylase, with product MSETDGYIVPDLLRENLRLVFCGTAPSRISARARAYYANPENKFWRTLHQVGLTPELVRPQDYARLLEWDIGLTDIAKRHSGVDAALPREAFAPLELTEKVLRYRPRTLAFTSKRAAAESLGTTTGKLPYGLLEDRRIGETRLWVLPSTSPLGHNHFSLEPWQALAEYIRALE from the coding sequence GTGAGCGAGACCGACGGCTACATCGTTCCGGACCTGCTGCGCGAGAACCTGCGGCTGGTGTTCTGCGGCACCGCGCCCAGCCGCATCTCGGCGCGGGCACGGGCCTACTACGCCAACCCCGAGAACAAGTTCTGGCGCACGCTGCATCAGGTGGGCCTCACCCCCGAGCTGGTCCGGCCGCAGGACTACGCGCGCCTGCTCGAGTGGGACATCGGGCTCACCGACATTGCCAAGCGGCACAGCGGTGTGGACGCCGCCCTGCCGCGCGAGGCCTTCGCCCCGCTCGAGCTGACCGAGAAGGTGCTGCGCTACCGCCCGCGCACGCTGGCCTTTACCTCCAAGCGCGCCGCCGCCGAGTCGCTGGGCACGACCACCGGCAAGCTGCCCTACGGCCTGCTCGAAGACCGGCGCATCGGCGAGACCCGGCTGTGGGTGCTGCCCTCCACCAGCCCGCTGGGCCACAACCACTTCTCGCTCGAGCCGTGGCAGGCCCTGGCCGAGTACATCCGGGCCCTGGAGTAG
- a CDS encoding sulfite oxidase-like oxidoreductase: MLGRFFKKPADPSKVPPGQTVTDRFPVLTYGPTPRVEKNAVEIRVWGLAEEARFTWEDLMRMPQTTHTYDIHCVTHWSKLDTTWTGVSVPELMRRVRLKPGATHVMIHSYGGYTTNLALEDFVRDLNLLAHTFEGQDLEVDHGGPLRLVVPHLYFWKSAKWISGLEFLDHDEPGFWERNGYHMRGDPHNEERYSGPW, from the coding sequence ATGCTAGGCCGTTTCTTCAAGAAACCTGCAGACCCCAGCAAGGTCCCGCCCGGCCAGACCGTCACCGACCGCTTTCCGGTCCTCACCTACGGCCCCACCCCGCGCGTCGAGAAAAACGCGGTGGAGATCCGCGTGTGGGGCCTGGCCGAGGAAGCCCGCTTCACCTGGGAAGATCTGATGCGCATGCCCCAGACCACCCACACCTACGACATCCACTGCGTCACCCACTGGAGCAAGCTGGACACCACCTGGACCGGCGTGAGCGTGCCCGAGCTGATGCGCCGCGTCCGGCTCAAACCCGGAGCCACCCACGTGATGATTCACTCGTACGGCGGCTACACGACCAACCTCGCCCTCGAGGATTTCGTGCGCGACTTAAACCTGCTGGCCCACACCTTCGAGGGGCAGGACCTCGAGGTGGACCACGGCGGCCCCCTGCGGCTGGTCGTGCCGCACCTGTACTTCTGGAAGAGTGCCAAGTGGATCTCGGGCCTCGAGTTCTTGGACCACGACGAGCCGGGCTTCTGGGAGCGCAACGGCTACCACATGCGCGGCGACCCCCACAACGAGGAACGCTACAGCGGCCCGTGGTGA
- a CDS encoding DUF4032 domain-containing protein codes for MDSGSIARRELEYARRKALMYTLLSTVRGEENHLIPFEWVRYLKPSSEHYRGTQTIEVEAIIGSVDRYDEFDRHFLPLEDYLDERWIAIRRAQLEGRELPPIQVYKVGGVYFVKDGNHRVSVARRERQKYIDAEVIELDVMIEPAPGDTLKDLILKGEQAAFLRETRLEEVRPQHTPILFSTPGRFDILLDHIRTRQYYLGMKHGREVSWEEAVGSWYDRLYSRVVEHLRAHGVLDRFPGRTEADLYLWIMDHRYFLTEQYGFDVGSEQAVTDFSAHYAPRWYERMGTRLKRWWQGKPLKPHAAR; via the coding sequence ATGGACTCCGGTAGCATTGCCAGACGAGAACTCGAGTATGCACGCCGCAAGGCGCTGATGTACACGCTGCTCTCTACCGTGCGCGGCGAGGAGAACCACCTGATTCCCTTCGAGTGGGTGCGCTACCTCAAACCGTCCTCGGAGCACTACCGGGGCACCCAGACCATCGAGGTGGAGGCGATCATCGGCTCGGTGGACCGTTACGACGAGTTCGACCGCCACTTCCTGCCGCTCGAGGACTACCTCGACGAGCGCTGGATCGCCATCCGCCGCGCCCAGCTCGAGGGCCGCGAGCTGCCCCCCATCCAGGTGTACAAGGTGGGCGGGGTGTACTTCGTCAAGGACGGCAACCACCGCGTCTCGGTGGCGCGCCGCGAGCGCCAGAAGTACATCGACGCCGAGGTGATCGAACTCGACGTGATGATCGAGCCCGCGCCCGGCGACACGCTCAAGGACCTGATCCTCAAGGGCGAGCAGGCCGCCTTTCTGCGCGAAACCCGCCTCGAGGAGGTCCGCCCGCAGCACACCCCGATCCTGTTCAGCACCCCGGGCCGCTTCGACATCCTGCTCGACCACATCCGCACCCGCCAGTACTACCTGGGCATGAAGCACGGCCGCGAGGTGTCCTGGGAGGAGGCCGTGGGCTCGTGGTACGACCGCCTCTACAGCCGCGTGGTCGAGCACCTGCGCGCGCACGGCGTGCTGGACCGCTTTCCGGGCCGCACCGAGGCCGACTTGTACCTGTGGATCATGGACCACCGTTACTTCCTGACCGAGCAGTACGGCTTCGATGTGGGCTCCGAGCAGGCCGTGACCGATTTCTCGGCGCACTACGCCCCGCGCTGGTACGAGCGGATGGGAACCCGCCTCAAGCGCTGGTGGCAGGGCAAGCCGCTCAAACCGCACGCCGCGCGCTGA
- a CDS encoding DinB family protein: MDTRFLARFGRTPADALARLEAELDAFEAQARRLEAQGRWTQAPASGGWSPAQIAEHVLKVNVGCSKAVHLLRSGRDLPPLPRVPGSYQDGRRQSPPAMLPGDGQPWASLEAAWQQARTRLHAAVQAEGPWPDDRCIFHPFLEDLNALQWLQMAAYHTAHHRGQLPAD, from the coding sequence ATGGACACCCGATTTCTCGCCCGATTCGGCCGTACCCCTGCCGACGCCCTGGCCCGCCTCGAGGCCGAACTCGACGCGTTTGAGGCACAGGCCCGCCGCCTCGAGGCGCAGGGCCGCTGGACGCAGGCCCCCGCCTCGGGCGGCTGGTCTCCCGCGCAGATCGCCGAGCACGTGCTCAAGGTCAACGTCGGCTGCAGCAAGGCCGTGCACCTGCTGCGCAGCGGACGCGACCTGCCGCCGCTGCCGCGCGTGCCCGGCAGCTACCAGGACGGCCGCCGCCAGTCCCCGCCCGCGATGCTGCCCGGCGACGGCCAGCCCTGGGCCAGCCTCGAGGCGGCGTGGCAGCAGGCCCGCACCCGCCTGCATGCCGCCGTGCAGGCCGAGGGCCCGTGGCCCGACGACCGCTGCATCTTTCACCCCTTCCTCGAGGACCTCAATGCCTTGCAGTGGCTGCAAATGGCCGCCTATCACACCGCGCACCACCGAGGGCAGCTGCCCGCCGATTGA
- a CDS encoding FixH family protein, with protein sequence MRLHTALLALSATLTLVACRPPQSSGELSLKLDTTPQVGRQTLTVEITRGGRPLEGAQVSLEGNMNHAGMLPVTARAEELGGGRYQARNFDFNMAGDWIISATAEKDGETLSGWAPLVIR encoded by the coding sequence ATGCGACTGCATACCGCCTTACTGGCCCTGTCTGCAACCCTCACGCTCGTGGCCTGCCGTCCGCCGCAATCCAGCGGTGAGCTGTCGTTGAAGCTCGATACCACGCCGCAGGTGGGCCGACAGACCCTCACGGTGGAGATCACCCGGGGAGGCCGCCCGCTCGAGGGCGCGCAGGTAAGTCTCGAGGGCAACATGAACCACGCCGGGATGCTGCCGGTGACCGCTCGGGCCGAGGAGCTCGGCGGGGGGCGGTATCAGGCCAGGAACTTTGATTTCAACATGGCCGGCGACTGGATCATCAGCGCGACCGCCGAGAAAGACGGCGAGACGCTCAGCGGCTGGGCTCCGCTCGTCATCCGCTAG
- a CDS encoding DUF402 domain-containing protein — MHAIKTERHETSAYRHHTNTGVRRVEEYRVHNAGLFVARPFEDHPNIRYWQAHLLPEQGLVVCRYTPHEGRWWCDYYIDIARIHREGDTWAVRDLYLDVAVFEGRAAQILDTDEFRAACCGGLLPPEEAMWAVETAHGLINGLACHSYRLEAWLAERGLHLSWRDIPTPVGA, encoded by the coding sequence ATGCACGCCATCAAGACGGAACGGCACGAGACCTCGGCCTACCGCCACCACACCAATACCGGTGTTCGCCGGGTGGAGGAATACCGTGTGCACAACGCTGGACTGTTTGTAGCGCGCCCCTTCGAGGACCACCCGAACATCCGCTACTGGCAGGCCCACCTGCTCCCCGAGCAGGGCCTGGTGGTCTGCCGCTACACCCCGCACGAGGGACGCTGGTGGTGCGATTACTACATCGATATTGCGCGGATTCACCGTGAGGGCGACACCTGGGCCGTGCGCGACCTGTACCTCGACGTGGCGGTCTTCGAGGGCCGAGCGGCCCAGATTCTCGATACCGATGAGTTCCGCGCAGCCTGCTGCGGCGGACTGCTGCCACCCGAAGAGGCGATGTGGGCGGTAGAAACCGCCCACGGTCTGATCAACGGCCTGGCCTGCCACAGCTACCGTCTTGAGGCGTGGCTGGCCGAGCGGGGCCTGCACCTGAGCTGGCGGGACATTCCCACCCCGGTGGGGGCGTAA
- a CDS encoding U32 family peptidase → MSRAPVKPELMSPVGGIPQLKAAVEAGADAVFFGLNAFSARAKVGFTLEELPEVMAGLRERGVKGFVTFNTLVFDRELREAERFLEGIAQAGVDAVIVQDLGVARLAHQIAPALEVHGSTQMSITSAEGAELARRFGVNRVVLGRELSLRDIERIARATDVELEVFVHGALCVSYSGQCFSSEAWGGRSANRGQCAQACRLPYDLIVDDRARDLGDASYLLSPGDLYALHQVPELIRIGIDCFKIEGRYKDAEYVALTTAAYRKAIDEAWAGRELSITPAEERDLEQVYSRGLGPHFMAGTNHQKVVRGRAPRHRGVKVGEVIEVTRSGVRVRLEGPGREQTGQWNLKPGDGLVFDAAGRRSPEEREEGGSVYELWDRSGRLEGADQGVVELRFGRGAVNLSRVAPGDWVWRSSDPTLPGRVRHLTEAADPVYTRPVHMRASGRAGEGLQLELTDAERPQLSVRARSETPLQPAQKRALDAAALRENLGKLGGTGLHLADLDVALEGELFLPLSELNALRRRAVEALLERRRAAPERVVTPRLDQELTRLPRASAPVQGAPRLHLLVRTPEQLEAALELRPDSITLDYLELYGLRPAVESIWEAGLRARVASPRILKPTEQNIEKFLLSLGTDLLVRSGGLLESLSRREHRPRLIGDFSLNAANVLTLQTYLELGLEAVTPTHDLNALQIEELARESDPARLEVVAYQHLPVFHTEHCVFCRFLSSGTDYTNCGHPCEQHKVALRDRAGRLHPVMADVGCRNTVFGAQAQIGAKHLQGWLAAGLRDFRLEFVHESAADVRAVTEAFRACFAQQIGTRELERRLAEVGDQGVTEGSLFVPQDFAALPQLM, encoded by the coding sequence ATGAGTCGCGCACCCGTGAAGCCCGAACTGATGAGCCCCGTGGGCGGAATACCCCAGCTCAAAGCCGCCGTGGAGGCCGGTGCTGACGCCGTCTTTTTCGGCCTGAACGCCTTCAGCGCCCGCGCCAAGGTGGGATTCACCCTCGAGGAACTGCCCGAGGTGATGGCGGGCCTGCGGGAGCGCGGCGTCAAGGGATTTGTCACCTTCAATACCCTGGTGTTCGACCGCGAGCTGCGCGAGGCCGAACGTTTCCTCGAGGGCATCGCCCAGGCCGGGGTGGACGCGGTGATCGTGCAGGACCTCGGGGTGGCGCGGCTGGCCCACCAGATCGCCCCGGCCCTCGAGGTTCACGGTTCGACCCAGATGAGCATCACCTCGGCCGAGGGGGCCGAGCTCGCCCGCCGCTTCGGGGTGAACCGCGTGGTGCTGGGCCGCGAGCTGAGCCTGCGCGACATCGAGCGCATCGCCCGGGCCACCGACGTGGAACTCGAGGTGTTCGTGCACGGAGCGCTGTGCGTGTCGTACTCGGGGCAGTGCTTTTCCAGCGAGGCCTGGGGCGGGCGCAGCGCCAACCGGGGTCAGTGCGCCCAGGCCTGCCGCCTGCCCTACGACCTGATCGTAGACGACCGTGCGCGTGACCTGGGTGACGCGAGCTACCTGCTCTCGCCCGGCGACCTGTACGCGCTGCACCAGGTGCCCGAACTGATCCGCATCGGCATCGACTGCTTCAAGATCGAGGGGCGTTACAAGGACGCCGAGTACGTGGCCCTCACCACCGCCGCCTACCGCAAGGCCATCGACGAGGCCTGGGCCGGGCGCGAGCTGTCGATTACCCCGGCCGAGGAGCGCGACCTCGAGCAGGTGTACTCGCGCGGCCTGGGGCCGCACTTCATGGCGGGCACCAACCACCAGAAGGTCGTGCGCGGCCGCGCACCGCGTCACCGCGGCGTGAAGGTCGGTGAAGTGATCGAGGTGACCCGCAGCGGCGTACGGGTGCGCCTCGAGGGGCCGGGCCGCGAGCAGACCGGTCAGTGGAACCTCAAGCCCGGCGACGGACTGGTGTTCGACGCGGCCGGACGCCGCAGCCCCGAGGAGCGCGAAGAGGGCGGCAGCGTGTACGAGCTGTGGGACCGCTCGGGTCGCCTCGAGGGGGCCGATCAGGGCGTGGTCGAACTGCGCTTCGGGCGCGGCGCGGTCAACCTGAGCCGCGTCGCGCCCGGCGACTGGGTGTGGCGCTCCTCGGATCCCACCCTGCCGGGCCGGGTCCGTCACCTGACCGAGGCGGCTGATCCGGTCTACACCCGCCCGGTGCACATGCGCGCGAGCGGGCGGGCCGGCGAGGGGCTGCAGCTCGAGCTGACCGACGCGGAACGTCCGCAGCTGTCGGTGCGTGCACGCAGCGAGACCCCGCTGCAACCCGCCCAGAAGCGGGCGCTGGACGCGGCTGCGCTGCGCGAGAACCTGGGCAAGCTGGGCGGCACCGGCTTGCACCTGGCGGATCTCGACGTGGCCCTCGAGGGCGAGCTGTTCTTGCCTCTGAGCGAGCTGAACGCGCTGCGTCGCCGCGCGGTGGAGGCGCTGCTCGAGCGGCGACGTGCCGCGCCCGAGCGCGTGGTCACGCCGCGCCTCGACCAGGAGCTGACCCGGCTGCCGCGCGCGAGCGCTCCCGTCCAGGGCGCTCCCCGCCTGCACCTGCTGGTCCGCACGCCCGAACAGCTCGAGGCGGCGCTCGAGCTGCGCCCGGACTCGATCACCCTGGACTACCTCGAGCTGTACGGCCTGCGTCCGGCGGTCGAGAGCATCTGGGAGGCGGGCCTGCGCGCCCGGGTGGCGAGCCCGCGCATCCTCAAGCCCACCGAGCAGAACATCGAAAAATTCCTGCTGTCACTGGGAACCGACCTGCTGGTGCGCTCGGGCGGTCTGCTCGAGAGCCTCAGCCGCCGCGAGCACCGCCCGCGCCTGATCGGCGATTTCAGCCTGAACGCTGCGAACGTCTTGACGTTGCAGACCTACCTCGAGCTGGGCCTCGAGGCGGTCACGCCCACCCACGACCTCAACGCCTTGCAGATCGAAGAACTCGCGCGCGAGAGCGACCCGGCGCGCCTCGAGGTGGTGGCCTACCAGCACCTGCCGGTGTTCCACACCGAGCACTGCGTGTTCTGCCGTTTCCTCTCGAGCGGCACCGATTACACCAATTGTGGGCACCCCTGCGAGCAGCACAAGGTGGCCCTGCGGGACCGTGCGGGCCGCCTGCATCCGGTGATGGCCGACGTGGGCTGCCGCAACACCGTGTTCGGCGCGCAGGCCCAGATCGGAGCGAAACACCTGCAGGGCTGGCTTGCGGCCGGTCTGCGTGACTTCCGCCTCGAGTTCGTGCACGAGAGTGCCGCCGACGTGCGCGCGGTGACCGAGGCGTTCCGCGCCTGCTTCGCCCAGCAGATCGGAACGCGCGAGCTCGAGCGCCGCCTGGCCGAGGTAGGGGATCAGGGGGTCACCGAGGGCAGCCTGTTCGTGCCTCAGGATTTCGCGGCCCTGCCGCAGTTGATGTAG
- a CDS encoding EamA family transporter — protein MHDRAHRPDLLERVPPTALVLASMASIQFGAAFAKGLFGLLGGSGTVTLRVLFAALMLLIFTRPRLRGLPPRSLALLAAFGLSLGLMNLAFYLSLERLPLGVAVTLEFVGPLGVALFGTRRRRDLMWVGLAALGVLLLNPLSSGLDPVGVLLALFAGLMWAAYIVLGSRIGQVIPGGGSIALVMLVAALVVLPFGAEQALPALTRPELLLGGLVVALLSSALPYTLELEALRRMPRQTFGILMSLEPAVAATAGWLILGESLGWMQLAAIACVVAASLGTTRSK, from the coding sequence ATGCACGACCGCGCCCACCGCCCCGATCTGCTCGAACGCGTTCCTCCGACGGCGCTGGTGCTGGCGTCCATGGCCTCGATCCAGTTCGGCGCGGCTTTTGCCAAGGGCCTGTTCGGGCTGCTGGGCGGCAGCGGCACGGTGACGCTGCGCGTTCTGTTCGCGGCCCTGATGCTGCTGATCTTTACCCGCCCCCGGCTGCGTGGCCTGCCCCCACGCTCCCTGGCGCTGCTGGCCGCTTTCGGCCTGAGCCTGGGCCTCATGAATCTGGCCTTTTACCTGTCCCTCGAGCGGCTTCCGCTGGGGGTCGCAGTCACCCTCGAGTTCGTGGGGCCGCTGGGCGTGGCCCTGTTCGGCACGCGGCGCAGACGCGACCTGATGTGGGTAGGGCTCGCCGCGCTGGGCGTGCTGCTGCTCAATCCGCTCTCCAGCGGCTTGGACCCCGTTGGCGTGCTTCTGGCGCTGTTCGCGGGCCTGATGTGGGCCGCTTACATCGTGCTGGGCTCGCGCATCGGGCAGGTCATCCCGGGCGGCGGATCGATCGCGCTGGTGATGCTGGTCGCCGCACTGGTCGTGCTGCCCTTCGGAGCCGAGCAGGCCCTGCCCGCCCTCACCCGTCCCGAGCTGCTGCTGGGCGGACTGGTGGTGGCCCTGCTCTCCTCGGCGCTGCCTTACACCCTCGAGCTCGAGGCCCTGCGGCGCATGCCGCGCCAGACCTTTGGCATCCTGATGAGCCTCGAGCCTGCCGTGGCTGCCACGGCAGGCTGGCTGATCCTGGGCGAGAGCCTGGGGTGGATGCAGCTGGCGGCGATCGCGTGCGTGGTCGCCGCCAGCCTGGGAACAACGCGCAGCAAGTGA
- a CDS encoding universal stress protein, protein MYKTILLPVDSSPFSQSAAQYALEFSRRLGAGVRLLAVKDSRVINAGYWQDFGALTLPTLRMDGELDRFFEQRARDLITHYGSVIPGAEGEVADGLPERVILDHARRADLVILGAAGEAAEDDNPGRLHLGRTVERVLRRAERPVLLAPREVVPLDRITVIYAAAPGDARALSVAADLARLLEIDIDMVATGNDVEAAANEGHGYLTAQGLMADFENVNEITNLEALEVPPHTLLCCAWNESQVETLLNFGQPVLVVR, encoded by the coding sequence ATGTACAAGACCATCCTTTTGCCCGTCGACTCCTCGCCTTTCTCCCAGAGTGCCGCCCAGTACGCACTCGAGTTCTCACGCCGCCTCGGTGCCGGGGTGCGCCTGCTGGCCGTCAAGGACAGCCGGGTCATCAACGCCGGTTACTGGCAGGATTTTGGAGCCCTGACCCTGCCGACCCTGCGCATGGACGGCGAACTGGACCGTTTTTTCGAGCAGCGTGCGCGCGACCTGATCACCCACTACGGCAGCGTGATTCCCGGGGCCGAGGGCGAGGTGGCCGACGGCCTGCCCGAGCGCGTTATTCTTGATCACGCCCGCCGCGCCGACTTGGTGATCCTGGGTGCGGCCGGCGAAGCGGCCGAGGACGACAACCCGGGCCGTCTGCATCTGGGCCGTACGGTAGAGCGCGTGCTGCGCCGCGCCGAGCGCCCGGTCCTGCTCGCTCCGCGCGAGGTGGTGCCGCTCGACCGCATCACGGTCATCTACGCCGCCGCTCCGGGCGACGCCCGCGCTCTGTCGGTGGCCGCCGACCTCGCCCGGTTGCTGGAAATCGACATCGACATGGTCGCGACCGGGAACGACGTTGAGGCTGCGGCCAACGAGGGTCATGGTTACCTCACCGCCCAAGGCCTGATGGCCGACTTCGAGAACGTCAACGAGATCACCAACCTCGAGGCCCTCGAGGTCCCTCCGCACACCCTGCTGTGCTGTGCCTGGAACGAGTCGCAGGTAGAAACCCTGCTGAATTTCGGTCAGCCGGTCTTGGTGGTGCGCTGA
- a CDS encoding rhodanese-like domain-containing protein — translation MAHGDPLTRGAHTSSEQILDLRDDLEREAEPATLYFDTPTLPVSLEAIERGDPLPLDRARPVLVVCAAGLQSKLAALYLEADGYRARSLEGGLMRLRSSETRLRLEGVRSVPAGLPRHPWVRMLRFEDGVLEVWGRLSEAELLGMLETPPTRPVNVHG, via the coding sequence ATGGCGCACGGTGACCCCCTCACCCGCGGGGCCCACACTTCCAGCGAGCAGATCCTCGACCTCCGCGACGACCTCGAGCGCGAAGCCGAACCTGCCACGCTCTACTTCGACACGCCCACCCTGCCCGTTTCCCTCGAGGCGATCGAACGCGGCGACCCTCTGCCGCTGGACCGCGCCCGTCCGGTGCTGGTCGTGTGCGCGGCCGGGCTGCAGAGCAAGCTGGCCGCCCTGTACCTCGAGGCCGACGGCTACCGGGCCCGCTCGCTCGAGGGCGGTCTGATGCGCCTGCGTTCGAGCGAGACCCGGCTGCGCCTCGAGGGTGTTCGCAGCGTGCCCGCAGGACTGCCGCGGCACCCATGGGTACGGATGCTGCGTTTCGAGGACGGGGTGCTGGAGGTCTGGGGACGCCTCAGCGAGGCGGAACTGCTTGGGATGCTCGAAACCCCGCCGACGCGCCCGGTGAACGTTCACGGTTAA
- a CDS encoding rhodanese-like domain-containing protein, translating into MEEITPQEAQKRIQGGSLLVDVREADEYAAVHAEGARLLPLSELESRYTELPQDQELVMICRSGARSARAAEYLLARGYRAVNLAGGTLAWQEQGLPTQSGGAS; encoded by the coding sequence ATGGAAGAAATCACCCCGCAGGAAGCCCAGAAGCGTATCCAAGGCGGCTCGCTGCTCGTGGACGTGCGTGAGGCCGACGAGTACGCGGCCGTGCATGCCGAAGGCGCGCGCCTGCTCCCGCTCTCCGAGCTGGAGAGCCGTTACACCGAGCTGCCCCAGGACCAGGAACTGGTGATGATCTGCCGTTCGGGGGCGCGCAGCGCCCGCGCCGCCGAGTACCTGCTGGCTCGCGGTTACCGCGCGGTCAACCTGGCAGGCGGCACGCTCGCCTGGCAGGAGCAGGGCCTGCCCACCCAAAGCGGAGGAGCATCGTGA
- a CDS encoding iron-sulfur cluster assembly protein — translation MSVPTSEQILEALKIVKDPEIPVNVVDLGLIYKCDVEESGVVNIEMTLTSVGCPVQDLIRSDAELAVMRLDGVTEVNVEFVWSPPWGPDKMTEDGKRQMRMFGFNV, via the coding sequence GTGAGCGTACCTACCAGCGAACAGATCCTCGAGGCCCTCAAGATCGTCAAGGACCCGGAAATCCCGGTAAACGTGGTGGACCTGGGCCTGATCTACAAGTGCGACGTGGAAGAAAGCGGCGTGGTCAACATCGAGATGACCCTCACGTCGGTGGGTTGCCCGGTGCAGGACCTGATCCGCTCGGACGCCGAACTGGCCGTGATGCGTCTGGACGGCGTGACCGAGGTCAACGTGGAGTTCGTGTGGTCGCCGCCGTGGGGCCCGGACAAGATGACCGAGGACGGCAAGCGCCAGATGCGCATGTTTGGCTTCAACGTCTAG